The following coding sequences lie in one Pseudomonadota bacterium genomic window:
- a CDS encoding MgtC/SapB family protein: VLTGIGFLGGGVILRLSDVIRGVTTAAAIWFVAALGIVIGQGYFGLALTATGVGMVVLWFFQFLERPLHGQIYPTVHLLVEAERVGDVLPAARALLLRNEIRLMDLKAATDKATAVTELHLFVRTQQHFQAHEIVDALATLEGVQHVRWR, encoded by the coding sequence GGTGCTGACGGGCATCGGCTTTCTCGGCGGCGGCGTGATTCTCCGGCTGAGCGACGTCATCCGCGGCGTCACAACCGCCGCGGCAATCTGGTTCGTCGCCGCGCTGGGTATCGTGATCGGTCAGGGCTACTTTGGCCTGGCGCTGACGGCTACCGGCGTCGGGATGGTGGTGCTGTGGTTCTTCCAGTTCCTGGAGCGACCGCTACACGGGCAGATCTACCCTACGGTGCACTTGCTCGTCGAGGCCGAGCGGGTCGGCGACGTCCTGCCAGCGGCGCGCGCGCTGCTGCTCCGCAACGAGATTCGCCTGATGGACCTCAAGGCCGCGACCGACAAGGCCACCGCCGTGACTGAGCTCCATCTCTTCGTCCGCACGCAGCAGCACTTCCAGGCGCACGAGATCGTCGATGCCCTGGCGACGCTCGAAGGCGTCCAGCATGTGCGTTGGCGCTAG